The Thermodesulfobacteriota bacterium genome has a window encoding:
- a CDS encoding radical SAM protein, with product MPNEEFIPKWIAWEVTGRCNLNCIHCRASANMESHDTDFSTEEAKALLDDIAEVSKPVLVLSGGEPLLRKDLFEIAKYGTDKGFRMCIATNGVLVTDEIVGKMKDAGIRICSLSLDGSTAAVHDDFRQQPGAFEATLRAAETFKRNGMQFIVNSSFAKRNQHDIAATCKLAKSIGAHAWYMFMIVPTGRGQEIMSELISKEDYEEILEWHYQMEKQEAEMLVRPTCAPHYYRVRLQKMKEEGEKFTPRSLTFSTGGGKGCICAQSICFIDSKGNVQPCSYFPVAAGNVKKQKFAEIWHSSELFRSLRDFEKYKGRCGECEFRNVCGGCRARADAVREDYLEEAPFCSYIPLKTRKRLDTAQQGEKPPA from the coding sequence TTGCCGAACGAAGAATTCATACCGAAATGGATCGCCTGGGAGGTCACCGGGCGCTGCAACTTGAACTGTATCCACTGCCGCGCGTCGGCGAACATGGAGTCGCACGACACGGACTTCTCCACGGAGGAAGCCAAGGCGCTCCTCGACGACATCGCGGAGGTTTCGAAGCCGGTCCTGGTCCTTTCCGGCGGGGAGCCGCTGCTGCGCAAGGACCTCTTCGAGATCGCGAAGTACGGCACGGACAAGGGCTTCCGGATGTGCATCGCCACCAACGGGGTGCTCGTCACGGACGAGATCGTCGGGAAGATGAAGGACGCGGGGATCCGGATCTGCTCGCTTTCCCTCGACGGCTCCACAGCGGCGGTGCACGACGACTTCCGGCAACAACCGGGCGCCTTCGAGGCAACGCTGCGGGCCGCGGAGACCTTCAAGCGCAACGGGATGCAGTTCATCGTCAACTCCTCGTTCGCGAAGCGCAACCAGCACGACATCGCGGCCACCTGCAAGCTGGCCAAGTCGATCGGCGCGCACGCCTGGTACATGTTCATGATCGTCCCCACGGGGCGCGGGCAGGAGATCATGAGCGAGCTGATCAGCAAGGAGGATTACGAGGAGATCCTGGAGTGGCACTACCAGATGGAGAAGCAGGAGGCGGAGATGCTCGTACGCCCCACCTGCGCGCCGCACTACTACCGGGTTCGGCTGCAGAAGATGAAGGAGGAGGGGGAGAAGTTCACTCCCCGGTCGCTGACCTTCTCCACCGGCGGCGGCAAGGGATGCATCTGCGCCCAGTCGATCTGCTTCATCGACTCGAAGGGGAACGTCCAGCCCTGCTCCTATTTCCCCGTGGCCGCGGGGAACGTGAAGAAGCAGAAATTCGCGGAGATCTGGCACAGCTCGGAGCTGTTCCGGTCGCTTCGGGATTTCGAGAAGTACAAAGGGCGCTGCGGCGAGTGCGAGTTCCGCAACGTCTGCGGCGGATGCCGCGCGCGGGCCGACGCGGTGCGGGAGGACTACCTCGAGGAGGCGCCGTTCTGCAGCTACATACCGCTTAAGACTCGGAAGCGGCTCGATACGGCGCAGCAGGGAGAAAAGCCCCCGGCGTGA
- a CDS encoding M48 family metalloprotease, whose amino-acid sequence MNRRGPAFLPAFLIALCLLAAGVYSCAVNPVTGRSELAIVSFTEEEEAALGAQAYVPAVQQQGGFYRDPELEAYVQEVGMRIARVSHRPNLKYRYRVLNSSVPNAFALPGGFIVINRGLLVGLSNEAEMAAVLGHETAHVTAKHSLAGYQRAVAGNVLLSGVALVTGGSQGAQALSGITAGLIQSGFSREQEREADWLGIDYMVKAGYNPNGAVQLQEYFYKQLEGSKNPAFVEGLFRTHPFSKERLEAARARIAQRYPETVKNPNYTYNETVFQQKTTRLRQAQKAYEVSDQGDKLFKEKKLDAALGKYREAERMEPGQAPFPSSIGSVYLAQKNYPAAEAELRKAIDLDGELFEPRILMGALRYQKKEYKAAIPELEKSMELIPTKEAAAMLSKSYEATGDAAKAKKYADMAK is encoded by the coding sequence ATGAATCGCCGCGGGCCCGCTTTCCTTCCCGCCTTCCTGATCGCCTTGTGCCTGCTGGCCGCAGGCGTGTACAGTTGCGCGGTCAACCCGGTCACGGGGCGCTCCGAGCTGGCGATCGTCTCCTTCACGGAAGAGGAGGAGGCGGCCCTCGGCGCGCAGGCGTACGTGCCCGCCGTCCAGCAGCAGGGCGGGTTCTACCGCGACCCCGAGCTGGAGGCGTACGTCCAGGAAGTGGGGATGCGGATCGCCCGGGTCTCGCACCGCCCGAACCTGAAATACAGGTACCGCGTGCTGAATTCTTCCGTCCCGAACGCCTTCGCGCTGCCCGGCGGCTTCATCGTCATCAACCGGGGGCTGCTCGTCGGCCTGTCCAACGAGGCGGAGATGGCGGCGGTCCTGGGCCATGAAACCGCCCACGTGACGGCGAAGCACTCCCTGGCCGGGTACCAGAGGGCCGTCGCGGGCAACGTCCTGCTCTCCGGCGTTGCGCTTGTCACCGGCGGCTCGCAGGGGGCGCAGGCGCTCTCCGGGATCACCGCCGGCCTCATCCAGAGCGGCTTCTCCCGGGAGCAGGAGCGGGAGGCGGACTGGCTGGGGATCGACTACATGGTCAAGGCCGGGTACAACCCGAACGGGGCGGTGCAGCTCCAGGAATATTTCTACAAGCAGTTGGAGGGAAGCAAAAACCCCGCGTTCGTGGAGGGGCTCTTCCGCACCCATCCGTTTTCGAAGGAGCGGCTCGAGGCCGCCCGCGCGCGGATCGCGCAGAGATACCCGGAAACGGTGAAGAACCCGAACTACACCTATAACGAAACGGTTTTCCAGCAGAAGACGACCCGCCTGCGGCAGGCGCAGAAGGCCTACGAGGTGTCGGACCAGGGAGACAAGCTGTTCAAGGAGAAAAAGCTCGACGCGGCGCTGGGGAAGTACCGGGAGGCCGAGCGAATGGAGCCGGGGCAGGCGCCGTTTCCTTCCTCCATCGGAAGCGTGTATCTCGCCCAGAAGAATTACCCGGCCGCGGAGGCGGAACTGCGGAAGGCGATCGACCTCGACGGGGAGCTTTTCGAGCCGCGCATCCTGATGGGGGCGCTGCGGTACCAGAAAAAGGAGTACAAGGCGGCGATCCCGGAGCTGGAAAAGAGCATGGAATTGATACCGACGAAGGAAGCGGCGGCGATGCTTTCGAAATCTTATGAAGCGACGGGCGACGCCGCGAAGGCGAAGAAGTACGCCGATATGGCGAAATAG
- a CDS encoding FAD-dependent oxidoreductase, with protein sequence MKYLILGGGPAGIAAAKTVRKAKPDAEILIVTEEKAAPYLRPLLPDFILGDASAENTLDPQGKDLQEMLIRVAHGKTAVRLEPSVRKVVFSDGTEEGYDRLLVATGGKPSVPAVLRKDTPMIQIFDSWKDSIAIKELAARPGPAVVYGPGYLAIEGCRALRKAKKEVVWIQPKQPRPGYPIAGELEASILDEVRNRGARIKDGDDIIEVQEKGKDALTVQTRHGETINCSLVVVATERVPAVGFLAGSGIAIASGVLVDEYLQTSLPDVYAAGDCAEFKDKKSGESRINFGWRSAIKQGQLAGENMAGGKKRFAGSQEDYFWALFGSSLEDRGKRTPSVEGY encoded by the coding sequence ATGAAATACCTGATCCTGGGGGGCGGCCCCGCGGGAATCGCCGCCGCGAAGACGGTTCGGAAGGCAAAGCCCGACGCCGAGATCCTGATCGTCACCGAGGAGAAGGCGGCGCCGTACCTTCGTCCCCTGCTGCCCGACTTCATCCTCGGCGACGCGAGCGCCGAGAACACGCTCGACCCGCAGGGGAAGGACCTCCAGGAGATGCTGATCCGGGTGGCGCACGGGAAGACGGCCGTCCGGCTGGAGCCGTCGGTCCGGAAGGTGGTTTTCTCCGACGGGACGGAGGAGGGATACGACCGCCTGCTCGTCGCCACGGGCGGGAAGCCCAGCGTCCCGGCGGTCCTCCGCAAGGATACCCCCATGATCCAGATCTTCGACTCCTGGAAGGACTCCATCGCCATCAAGGAGCTCGCGGCCAGGCCCGGCCCCGCGGTGGTCTACGGCCCGGGTTACCTCGCCATCGAGGGGTGCCGGGCGCTTCGGAAGGCGAAGAAGGAGGTCGTCTGGATCCAGCCGAAACAGCCCCGGCCCGGGTACCCGATCGCCGGAGAGCTCGAGGCGAGCATCCTCGACGAGGTCCGCAACCGGGGCGCCCGGATCAAGGACGGGGACGACATCATCGAGGTGCAGGAAAAAGGAAAGGACGCGTTGACCGTCCAGACCCGGCACGGGGAGACGATCAACTGCTCGCTGGTCGTCGTCGCCACCGAGCGCGTCCCCGCCGTCGGTTTCCTGGCGGGGAGCGGCATCGCGATCGCCTCGGGCGTCCTGGTGGACGAGTACCTGCAGACGAGCCTTCCCGACGTCTACGCTGCGGGCGACTGCGCCGAGTTCAAGGACAAGAAGAGCGGGGAGAGCCGGATCAACTTCGGCTGGCGCAGCGCCATCAAGCAGGGGCAGCTCGCCGGGGAGAACATGGCCGGCGGGAAGAAGCGGTTCGCCGGCAGCCAGGAGGATTACTTCTGGGCGCTGTTCGGGTCCTCCCTCGAGGACCGCGGGAAACGCACCCCCAGCGTCGAAGGGTATTGA
- the hemE gene encoding uroporphyrinogen decarboxylase, with translation MADYRFLKACRREPVDCTPVWIMRQAGRYLPEYQKVRGSNSFLTLCKTPELAAEVTIQPVERLGVDAAILFSDILIPVEAMGVPLEFHDKKGPILGKAIQSQRDVDGLRVPDPEEKVPFVMETIRILRKAFEGKVPLIGFSGAPFTLASYIVEGGTSKNFIQLKKLMYQAPEVYRAMMEKITRTVTAYLNAQIAAGAQAVQIFDTWAGILTPGDYEEYALPFTRAVLAGLNRKGIPVIHFANDCATLLTSIKTLPVDVIAVDWRIPLDVAAMVVGPDKALQGNMDPTMLFHPPEKIEECVREVLRRGEKAASHIFNLGHGILPPTDPENAIAMVEAVHRIGRKA, from the coding sequence ATGGCGGATTATCGATTCCTGAAGGCGTGCCGGCGCGAACCGGTGGACTGCACTCCCGTCTGGATCATGCGGCAGGCGGGGCGCTACCTCCCCGAGTACCAGAAGGTCCGCGGGTCGAACTCCTTCCTCACCCTGTGCAAGACTCCCGAACTGGCGGCGGAGGTCACGATCCAGCCCGTCGAGCGGCTCGGGGTGGACGCCGCGATCCTGTTCTCCGACATCCTCATCCCCGTCGAGGCGATGGGGGTCCCCCTCGAGTTCCACGACAAGAAGGGGCCGATCCTGGGCAAGGCGATCCAGAGCCAGCGCGACGTGGACGGCCTCCGCGTCCCCGATCCCGAGGAGAAGGTCCCCTTCGTGATGGAGACGATCCGCATCCTCCGGAAGGCGTTCGAGGGGAAGGTGCCGCTCATCGGCTTCTCCGGCGCCCCGTTCACGCTGGCCTCCTACATCGTCGAGGGCGGCACGTCGAAAAACTTCATCCAGCTCAAGAAGCTGATGTACCAGGCGCCCGAGGTCTACCGGGCGATGATGGAGAAGATCACCCGGACGGTGACGGCCTACCTGAACGCGCAGATCGCCGCGGGGGCGCAGGCGGTGCAGATCTTCGACACGTGGGCGGGGATCCTCACCCCCGGCGATTACGAGGAATACGCCCTCCCGTTCACCCGCGCGGTGCTGGCGGGGCTGAACCGCAAGGGCATCCCCGTGATCCATTTCGCCAACGACTGCGCCACCCTGCTCACCTCCATCAAGACGCTTCCGGTGGACGTGATCGCCGTCGACTGGAGGATCCCGCTGGACGTCGCCGCGATGGTCGTGGGCCCGGACAAGGCGCTGCAGGGGAACATGGACCCCACGATGCTGTTCCACCCGCCGGAGAAGATCGAAGAGTGCGTCCGGGAGGTGCTGCGCCGCGGGGAGAAGGCCGCCTCGCACATCTTCAACCTGGGGCACGGGATCCTGCCTCCCACCGATCCGGAGAACGCGATCGCCATGGTCGAGGCGGTCCACCGGATCGGGCGGAAGGCGTGA
- the corA gene encoding magnesium/cobalt transporter CorA, whose product MSKRRRKRYHPPGTTPGTLAAHAEAGGFPVRLKMFTYDEERCEERAIAVPDIPSLALPKRGVLWLDVVGLSDPGVVRAIGDRFGIHPLALEDVLNVPQRPKVEWYGDHLLVVLREVRYPEPPEQISFFLSSHLVISFQEREVDSFGPVRDRLRNGKSRIRSEGPDYLLYSLCDAVLDAFFPTLERLGDAVEEMEERVVASPVPETFAAIRRLKRELLAVRHALWPARDAMNLLMTDEHSLIRPGTRVFLRDCYDHTVQLMDMVETFREMASGLVDEYMSAVSNRMNEVMKVLTIVASFFIPLTFIVGIYGMNFDPDASPFNMPELRWGYGYPAALLVMAAVAAGMLFYFRKRKWL is encoded by the coding sequence ATGTCGAAGAGGCGCAGGAAGCGGTACCACCCTCCGGGCACGACGCCCGGCACCCTTGCGGCGCACGCGGAAGCGGGCGGCTTCCCGGTCCGGCTGAAGATGTTCACCTACGACGAGGAGCGCTGCGAGGAGCGGGCGATCGCCGTTCCCGACATCCCGTCGCTGGCGCTGCCGAAGAGGGGGGTCCTGTGGCTGGATGTCGTGGGTCTTTCCGACCCCGGCGTCGTCCGGGCGATCGGCGACCGGTTCGGCATCCACCCGCTGGCGCTCGAGGACGTGCTGAACGTCCCCCAGCGGCCCAAGGTGGAGTGGTACGGCGACCACCTGCTGGTGGTCCTCCGGGAGGTCCGGTACCCGGAACCTCCGGAACAGATATCGTTTTTCCTTTCGTCCCACCTCGTGATCTCTTTCCAGGAGCGGGAGGTCGATTCGTTCGGACCGGTGCGGGATCGGCTGCGGAACGGGAAGAGCCGGATCCGTTCCGAGGGGCCGGATTACCTGCTCTATTCGCTGTGCGACGCCGTGCTGGACGCGTTCTTCCCCACGCTCGAGCGGCTGGGGGACGCGGTCGAGGAGATGGAGGAACGGGTCGTCGCTTCCCCCGTCCCGGAAACGTTTGCCGCCATCCGCCGTCTTAAGCGGGAGCTGCTCGCCGTGCGGCACGCGCTGTGGCCCGCGAGGGACGCGATGAACCTTCTGATGACCGATGAACATTCCCTGATCCGCCCGGGGACCCGCGTGTTCCTGCGCGACTGCTACGACCACACGGTCCAGCTCATGGACATGGTCGAGACGTTCCGCGAGATGGCGTCGGGGCTGGTGGACGAGTACATGTCCGCCGTCTCGAACCGGATGAACGAGGTGATGAAGGTGCTCACGATCGTGGCGTCCTTTTTCATCCCGCTCACCTTCATCGTCGGCATCTACGGTATGAACTTCGATCCGGACGCATCCCCGTTCAACATGCCGGAGCTGCGCTGGGGTTACGGATACCCGGCGGCGCTGCTGGTCATGGCGGCCGTCGCCGCGGGGATGCTCTTCTATTTCCGGAAGAGGAAATGGCTATAA
- a CDS encoding zinc ribbon domain-containing protein — MITYEYECGSCGHRFERSQSINDKPVSKCPECGKKPHRLISGGSGFITRGDHSGPGGGWEPVKQGEDPWAKIGLPSGGCGGCPNAGSCGLDNE; from the coding sequence ATGATCACGTATGAGTACGAATGCGGCTCGTGCGGCCACCGCTTCGAGCGCAGCCAGTCCATCAACGACAAGCCGGTGAGCAAGTGCCCCGAGTGCGGCAAGAAGCCGCACCGCCTGATCAGCGGCGGCAGCGGGTTCATCACCCGGGGCGATCACAGCGGCCCGGGCGGCGGCTGGGAGCCCGTGAAGCAGGGAGAGGATCCGTGGGCCAAGATCGGGCTGCCCAGCGGCGGATGCGGCGGCTGCCCCAACGCCGGTTCGTGCGGCCTCGATAACGAGTAG
- a CDS encoding Mrp/NBP35 family ATP-binding protein has protein sequence MSSGNPSDKCDACGQKNACDASKRQGNESEADFLERQKLQSRLCRISHKIVVMSGKGGVGKSTVAVNLAASLMLAGKRVGLMDVDIHGPSIPTMLGLENQSPLPSSNGSMLPIPMGDMKVMSIGFFLRNQDDAVVWRGPMKNTAIKQFVKDVEWGDLDYLVIDSPPGTGDEPLSVVQIFGSGNLDGAVIVTTPQKVASVDVRKSISFCRLIQLPVLGVVENMSGFACPHCGEVTPILRSGGGKKIAQDMKVPFLGAIPMDPKIAEACDAGKAFVQHYAETPTARIMGEIIRPLEAMPGKRV, from the coding sequence ATGAGTTCCGGCAATCCGTCCGACAAGTGCGACGCGTGCGGCCAGAAGAACGCCTGCGACGCATCCAAACGTCAAGGAAACGAGAGCGAAGCGGACTTCCTGGAGCGCCAGAAGCTGCAGTCCCGGCTCTGCCGCATCAGTCACAAGATCGTCGTGATGTCCGGCAAGGGCGGCGTCGGGAAGAGCACGGTGGCGGTGAACCTGGCGGCGTCGCTGATGCTGGCGGGAAAGCGCGTCGGGCTGATGGACGTCGACATCCACGGGCCGAGCATCCCCACGATGCTCGGGCTCGAGAACCAGTCCCCCCTTCCTTCCTCCAACGGGTCCATGCTCCCGATCCCGATGGGGGACATGAAGGTCATGTCCATCGGCTTCTTCCTGCGCAACCAGGACGACGCCGTCGTCTGGCGCGGCCCGATGAAGAACACCGCGATCAAGCAGTTCGTGAAGGACGTGGAGTGGGGCGACCTGGACTACCTGGTCATCGATTCCCCGCCCGGGACCGGCGACGAGCCGCTGTCGGTCGTTCAGATCTTCGGCAGCGGAAACCTCGACGGGGCGGTGATCGTCACCACGCCGCAGAAGGTCGCGTCGGTGGACGTCCGCAAGTCCATATCCTTCTGCCGCCTCATCCAGCTTCCGGTGCTCGGGGTCGTGGAGAACATGAGCGGGTTCGCCTGCCCGCATTGCGGGGAAGTCACCCCGATCCTGCGCTCCGGCGGCGGGAAGAAGATCGCTCAGGACATGAAGGTGCCCTTCCTGGGCGCGATCCCCATGGACCCGAAGATCGCCGAGGCGTGCGACGCCGGAAAGGCGTTCGTCCAGCACTACGCGGAGACGCCCACGGCGCGGATCATGGGCGAGATCATCAGGCCGCTCGAGGCGATGCCGGGAAAACGGGTGTAG
- the hemH gene encoding ferrochelatase, with the protein MTASPAAPQHGPDVVLGGMTVRSVPLTGVVLLNMGGPDALNAVRPFLFRLFSDRELIPLPAGAVTQPVFAYLVAALRARKVREYYREIGGGSPIGTLTENQRAALEKALRATGGNFRVYVGMRYWHPLSKHAALEMKDDGVTHAIALPLYPQYCRATTGSSLKDLRRWLHWAGCSFPVTEVRSYPEHPKYVAALAETVSRTIGGIDREGMFLLFSAHGVPQALIDGGDPYRAETEATVAAVMKSFPGIPHALSWQSRAGRAVWLSPDTVDEVTRLARERVRTLVVVPVSFVSDHIETLHELDIRLAAHAREMGIKSFLRAPALNDSPAFIDALKDIVLQTT; encoded by the coding sequence GTGACCGCTTCTCCGGCCGCCCCGCAGCATGGCCCGGACGTCGTCCTCGGCGGGATGACCGTCAGGAGCGTCCCCCTGACCGGCGTGGTGCTCCTCAACATGGGGGGGCCCGACGCCCTGAACGCCGTGCGCCCCTTCCTCTTCCGTCTCTTCTCCGACCGGGAGCTCATCCCGCTGCCGGCCGGCGCGGTCACCCAGCCGGTCTTCGCCTATCTCGTCGCGGCGCTGCGCGCGCGCAAGGTGCGGGAGTACTACCGGGAGATCGGCGGCGGCTCCCCCATCGGGACGCTCACGGAGAACCAGCGGGCGGCGCTCGAGAAGGCGCTCCGGGCGACCGGCGGGAATTTCCGGGTCTACGTGGGGATGCGGTACTGGCACCCCCTTTCGAAGCACGCGGCGCTGGAGATGAAGGACGACGGCGTCACGCATGCGATCGCCCTGCCGCTGTACCCGCAATACTGCCGCGCAACGACCGGCTCCAGCCTGAAGGACCTGCGGCGATGGCTCCATTGGGCGGGATGCTCCTTCCCGGTCACCGAGGTCCGCTCCTACCCCGAGCACCCGAAATACGTCGCCGCCCTGGCGGAAACGGTCTCGCGGACGATCGGGGGGATCGACCGGGAGGGGATGTTCCTCCTTTTCAGCGCGCACGGCGTCCCGCAGGCGCTCATCGACGGCGGAGACCCGTACCGGGCCGAGACGGAGGCGACCGTGGCCGCCGTGATGAAGTCGTTCCCGGGCATCCCCCACGCGCTCTCCTGGCAGAGCCGGGCGGGGCGCGCCGTCTGGCTTTCCCCGGACACCGTGGACGAGGTGACCCGGCTCGCCCGGGAGAGGGTCCGCACGCTGGTCGTCGTCCCGGTGAGCTTCGTCTCCGACCACATCGAGACGCTCCATGAGCTCGATATCCGGCTCGCGGCCCACGCGCGGGAAATGGGTATAAAATCGTTTCTGAGGGCGCCCGCGCTGAACGATTCGCCGGCGTTCATCGACGCCCTGAAGGACATCGTCCTGCAGACCACGTGA